The Flavobacterium galactosidilyticum nucleotide sequence CTAAAGCATCGTCAGATAAATGACCTGGAACAACCCCTTTATAAACTTCAATACGTTCGATGATTGAAGGTGGAATACTATTTAAATCAAAAGAAGAGCCATAAGTTGAAATAGGAATACCATCGATAAAAACTCGCACAGAATTACCTGATATACCATTAATATTATAATTCACATCAGAACCTAAACCACCATTTTGACGAATTCTTACACCAACAGTTCTACTTAACAATTCATTAGTTTGCATATTTCTTAATGCAGCAGTTTTAGTCTCAATAACATTTACTGCAAAACCTTTTGTTTCAATTTTAGTTTTTTCAGTTTTAACATTAACCACAACTTCACTTAGCTCAACGCTTGTAGCTCTCTCTATAATAATATTTATATTTTTAGTAGTTGCATTTAATTTTATAGCTACAGTCTTTTTATTTGCTTCTATAGAACTAGTTTCAAGAAGATAATTTCCATAAGGAACATTTTCGATTACATAATTTCCGCTTTCATTTGAAACGGCGGATTTAGTGGTTCCTTGAAGAAAAACTAAAACTCCAGGTGCAGGTTGATTATCTGTGAAATTTATTCTACCGTTAATTTTAGTAGTCTGTGCAATAGCAGAGACGCTAAAGTAGAGGCATGTTAAAAAGACGAAATAGTGAGAGAGTGACATATTTTCAGTTCTAAAGTTCTTGCAAATTTATGCTTATTTAGACTAAATACAAATAAAAATATTAAAAATATTCATAATCCAATTCGCAATCCACTGTAAGAATTTGAATATTAGAAGTATAGTGCAAATTCCAATACCATTGACCATCTAATTCCAATTTATGATGACGATGGAGTTTTAATGCACTTAATTAGTAGTGTTTAAATGCAATAATTTGATATTCAAACTATAATTGCATATTCAAAGTTTTATTGATCATTAGTCTATACTGGTCAATAGAAACTGGAAATTGATGGTCAGTCTGACTCTTTTTTACAATTATTTACTCATATAGATACATAAAAATTTAAGGAAGAGTACTTCATTAAAAAATGTAATGTATAAAGTTTTACTTGTAAGTCAGAATTATAGAGTAATTGGTAGAATAGATTTGTAAACAAAAATCACAAAATTAGTTGAGTTATGTTTTTGTAGTTTAATTGATTATTAAAATTGGGTTTTTATTCTTAACGATTAGTGTCTGCTAAGTTAGGATGCCTTTTGAATTGTCTAAAAGAGATTCTATTTAAATTTATGATATAGAAATTTGTGCTATTTATAGTATGTTAAAACAATAAAAATCCAAAAATAAAGCCGCAAAACTTTCTATTTCAAATTGATACGAATTTCAGCTTGTTATTGTTATTCATTTAAATTACTTTTGCACCCGAAAAACGATAGCAATTATTCTCCAACTTTCAATTCATCAAATTTTAAGCATTAGAGTAGTAGATGAGTTTAAATAGTACCCCAAGAGTTTAATTTTTGAATATGAAAAATGAAATTGAAGGTTATCGAAGCCTCTTTTATCAAAATCCTTCCCCGTCCTTTGTTTACGAAATAGAAACTTTTAAAATTGTTGATGTTAATAAAGCTGCACTACAGCTTTATGGATATACAGTAGAGGAATTTCTGTCCTTAACTGTAAAAGATTTTACTGTAAAAGAAGAGATTGCTCCATTATTGAGTATTCATCAAAACATTCAAAATCGAGCCGAAAATTTCTTTTTAGGCAAATTTACGCATCTAGCAAAATCGGGCGAATTGCTGAATATGGAAATCAGTGGCTATTTAGAGTCCTAAACTTAATTAAAAAAGTTGAAATAGAATTCCAGAAAGAATTGCCACACAATACAGTAGATTATTTTAAAAGACATATTAATGTTAGTAAATACAATAATATGAGAGATATTAATAAACAGATAAAAAAAGTTTTTTTGGACTATATTAAATCTCAAAATGAACCTGATGATAATGTTGAGACAGCAAATAGTTTTAGTATAGGAAGAAAGCTAATAGATTTGTTTAAATAAAAAAAGAAGAGTTAGCATAAGGTTAGATAAATTGTCAAGTTTTTTGCTCCAAAAACTTGACAAAATAATTTAAAAACACAGAATGTCCAGTTTTTTATATAATAAACTGGACATTTTTATATATTTGTAGTAAATAGTATTACATGAAAACTACTGATTACATAGCTATTACCATCGATCGTTTCCCAAAAGGATATGTGTTCACCTATGCTGACTTTACCACAGCCGTGAATAAAAAAGAAGCGGTCATAAAAGCATTGAA carries:
- a CDS encoding PAS domain S-box protein — its product is MKNEIEGYRSLFYQNPSPSFVYEIETFKIVDVNKAALQLYGYTVEEFLSLTVKDFTVKEEIAPLLSIHQNIQNRAENFFLGKFTHLAKSGELLNMEISGYLES